A window of Cydia pomonella isolate Wapato2018A chromosome 22, ilCydPomo1, whole genome shotgun sequence contains these coding sequences:
- the LOC133529941 gene encoding zinc finger protein 271-like: MDSALQATEAVFVKAEPPEDACVQDVPSLTYMSSCEDMTIKTESLCESGSIEIELPLADVHVKQEPSEPDGTAAAGPYAGHLENNELLLEPVRGPEPVPQRRIVAAQGKTPTKKTSAKMKIFKCAYCKYETVNLLWLIRHTKKHCDKNTASKSRLRVHKNNHTVETFKCGRIYASTSKSNLLHKVKLYKCNQCSFACTQQDDLLKHKIVHTVNPGNPQGNLQVPERKDTSEKAYKCSYCSDSFLEEVSWQVHERKHTGEKPFKCDQCSYAGTQINYLLRHKAMHTYVIPYKCSQCNFTCTKKDDLLNHKVVHIKDQPFKCDKCSFATDRKWHLRVHKASHTGEETYTCSTCNYTTLRQIDLANHEARHTVNRFKCEKCSFACNRQFQLKNHERITHDEKLNKRIQTTYAHNGSRNHLSIQKDSAEDLLAPPLVPVQGK; this comes from the exons ATGGACTCAGCGTTGCAAGCCACAGAGGCCGTTTTTGTGAAGGCTGAGCCTCCTGAGGATGCGTGTGTACAAGACGTGCCCTCATTAACTTATATGTCCTCATGCGAGGATATGACCATAAAAACCGAGTCCTTGTGCGAAAGTGGGTCTATAGAAATCGAGCTGCCTTTGGCTGATGTGCATGTTAAACAAGAGCCTTCAGAGCCAGATGGCACGGCGGCGGCGGGACCGTACGCCGGTCACCTCGAGAATAATGAGCTGCTACTTGAGCCCGTGCGCGGTCCTGAGCCAGTGCCGCAGCGACGCATCGTTGCTGCGCAAG GGAAAACTCCAACAAAGAAAACAAGtgcaaaaatgaaaattttcaaaTGTGCCTACTGTAAATATGAAACTGTTAATCTACTCTGGTTAATAAGACACACGAAGAAACATTGTGATAAAAATACTGCCAGTAAAAGTCGTTTAAGAGTCCATAAAAACAATCATACTGTGGAGACATTCAAATGTGGACGTATTTATGCTAGTACCAGCAAAAGTAATTTACTACATAAAGTCAAACTTTATAAATGTAACCAATGTAGTTTCGCATGTACCCAACAAGATGATTTACTTaaacataaaatagtacataCCGTCAACCCAGGTAACCCTCAAGGGAATTTGCAAGTTCCTGAAAGGAAAGATACTAGTGAAAAAGCATACAAATGCAGCTATTGCAGTGATTCTTTCTTAGAAGAAGTTAGCTGGCAAGTACATGAAAGGAAACACACTGGTGAAAAACCCTTCAAGTGCGATCAATGTAGTTACGCCGGTACacaaataaactatttactACGCCATAAAGCTATGCATACTTATGTAATTCCTTATAAATGTAGCCAATGTAACTTcacttgtaccaaaaaagatGATCTATTAAACCACAAAGTAGTACATATCAAAGACCAACCTTTTAAGTGTGACAAATGTAGTTTTGCTACTGACAGAAAATGGCATTTGCGAGTGCATAAAGCGAGTCACACTGGTGAGGAAACATACACATGTAGCACATGCAATTATACTACTTTAAGGCAAATTGATCTTGCAAACCATGAAGCGAGACACACTGTCAATCGTTTCAAATGTGAAAAATGTAGTTTCGCTTGTAATCGTCAATTTCAATTGAAAAATCATGAAAGGATAACACATGATGAGAAGCTGAACAAGCGTATCCAGACGACTTATGCTCACAACGGTTCAAGAAACCATCTATCGATACAGAAAG